Proteins from one Corticium candelabrum chromosome 4, ooCorCand1.1, whole genome shotgun sequence genomic window:
- the LOC134178465 gene encoding uncharacterized protein LOC134178465 encodes MSRSVTFAIVWTSVLASLPITISQQSCSSGQFICTNGQCISSEKRCDGNEDCHDKSDENCCVQNSNSGKEFVLAFMRNYIGSPTLVLFLTSSKALTYKVEVPGQGEMMTGALQANELKSVQLPHTIALTSGIEEKGILVTSSEDMTVYGLSQILYSTDAFLALPTAVQGHEYVISSYIILESWGYSSILAIVAIRDDTTLTIQLSSTASDGKKNYNQGEKASYTLNRLQTLQLTGTDLTGTLIYTDQPVSVFGGHVCANVPLGVGACDHLAEQIPPVTTLGTTFATAPLALRTGGDLFRLVAARDGTSVKVNGIVKTTLSSGQFYEIDVPSTTFASIETDEPILLVQFCKGTSVDGVTSDPFMAMIPPIEQYRHRYIISTPPASPVAFTNYLNLIIEKAETSGLRLDDQPLPSDTTWHSIPGTSLVGTSTPVSIGSHRLHHVRRAKFGLIAYGYASWDSYGYPGGLQLQGECVVETTVTQDVDECIEEVPSPCQHICINTVGSFQCACNDGFVIQPDLRTCELSNKDCDCSPNGICRSDGPCVCLAGWAGSQCLKPVCTLKNDCSGHGTCIAPNLCQCASGWAGSACSVNVCPHFSSCSSCTSTSGCGWCETQQRCMSGTGNGPEDSDQQCPAWFFHHCVTMALDNIANPFSSEIYFLDCKETCNDESVQDRGNSLQVPGSDRWCNRWTRACTNFEKCFNVIRGGQCTKDGQSETCVVPSEDKCPGGVPPIAADTEITDYDYDYPTAYTDPAESDFKEITIDFLFHIKCATYQNPNAWENYGCYCVPKRSLQVRSLSPRDPVDSTDRCCQTRTSCYDKAPPDCDCYNTVSTVYSAGCSYWENAQGFCKEILLSREGSKCKKFCCECDFDAALCVADNLNTKNDRKWTDWLDSRRGRCTQNSGTVPACPDGAICSGHGIIDGNGKDSFCLCFPGWQGTCCDQPDCGCKGEGIQDCSGRGVCVTRFGESQPQCSCRPRWLGQCCDRRQRVRRSGDPHLTTVDGIDFDYFGIGEFWDCRSQENDFGVQIRFFKYKATSFTGAVAIKTGNTSTTIYTLNTTTGADSLPIVRIAGDLLTNDWNAYPTTHTLASGQVQMYIEPHRWMGSIATYVFQFTNGASYTVEVRYSNMLERQYLNTEFGPTASFIEKTEGLCGFMDDDEINDFTGPDGKVYTDTDEFANAWRVDQTVKNNGDVMWSWTNSNFHPDDPLDFSYTDQKHNPVYGLSQLNDDVRQEAEQRCGAKDLSKTLLENCVLDFSLTKDVTLVEQQAFQQGKCPNDCSNHGQCNNGTCVCVKNWMGKDCSEGGCSSCPSNSRCNNGFCVCDIGYFGPDCMKAICENVNNCTSPSHGTCVAPDVCKCRPGYDGVHCGDITFCPTNCSFHGKCIGGGQCLCHFGWGGDTCNSKNCESFGFCSGNGQCSENGTCICNAGWQGSACNLFSCNDLNGCHENGECVGSNRCQCYTGYFGIACNETTACPDMRNCSENGFCQNETTCVCYSSYYGNYCDKFECTQGCSGRGTCIAPDLCSCISGWAGADCSVPSCQKFHYCSGHGKCVGLDSCQCDEDWTGPLCDMVWCNSNNRTGNCSSHGSCVAPGQCSCENTHCGNDCQFEAVDECATGSHGCDQLCTDTCEAYECNCGSGYRLLNDNSTCEDIDECNTTAFYLRLNNCEQLCDNLPGTFRCNCTAGYVLGEDNASCIDINECNNQSLCDHLCHNKKGSYNCSCRLGYELADDGRTCKDIDECVTGTHNCKTSAVCSNTIGSFLCRPPAVTYRWLKSKWGKNCSVNRVCGAGVVTRTVSCIERNKTTKADRQVDDEFCILNVRKKQRVQRRCGRPCRYVFGKWSTCASDCTRSRQISCVKLMKNRRKPVSVRHCNADTHIALPRPPPSQESCSGGLCNPDS; translated from the exons ATGAGTCGTTCTGTTACGTTTGCCATAGTCTGGACAAGTGTTTTGGCATCATTGCCGATAA CCATTTCACAGCAGTCGTGTTCCTCTGGTCAATTTATCTGCACAAATGGCCAGTGTATATCATCAGAAAAGAGATGTGATGGCAATGAAGACTGCCATGACAAATCAGACGAAAACTGCT GTGTGCAAAACAGTAATTCTGGGAAAGAATTTGTACTTGCATTTATGAGGAACTACATAGGAAGTCCAACACTCGTGCTCTTTCTCACCTCGTCAAAAGCACTGACGTACAAAGTAGAGGTTCCGGGGCAAGGGGAAATGATGACCGGTGCTCTTCAAGCAAATGAGCTGAAATCAGTACAGCTACCGCATACAATTGCACTAACTTCTGGAATTGAAGAAAAAGGCATTTTAGTAACAAGCTCGGAAGATATGACAGTCTATGGCTTAAGTCAAATTTTGTATAGTACCGACGCTTTCCTTGCACTTCCAACAGCAGTTCAAGGACACGAATACGTAATTTCTTCATACATAATACTGGAGTCATGGGGCTATTCTAGCATTCTCGCTATTGTAGCCATTCGGGACGATACCACCTTAACAATTCAGTTATCTTCAACAGCATCCGACGGAAAGAAAAACTACAATCAAGGAGAAAAAGCTTCGTATACACTAAACAGACTGCAAACCCTGCAGCTAACTGGCACTGATTTGACTGGCACGCTAATCTATACCGACCAACCCGTGTCTGTCTTTGGAGGACACGTGTGCGCTAATGTACCTCTAGGAGTCGGTGCTTGCGATCATCTGGCAGAGCAAATTCCACCTGTGACAACTTTAGGAACTACATTTGCTACAGCTCCTTTAGCACTTCGCACAGGTGGTGATCTCTTTCGTTTGGTGGCAGCTAGAGATGGAACAAGTGTTAAAGTGAATGGAATCGTCAAGACGACGCTCAGTTCTGGTCAGTTCTATGAAATAGATGTCCCCAGTACTACATTTGCGTCTATAGAAACCGATGAACCAATATTATTAGTACAGTTTTGTAAAGGAACTAGTGTCGACGGTGTGACGTCGGATCCATTCATGGCAATGATTCCACCTATAGAGCAGTATCGCCACCGATATATAATCAGCACACCTCCTGCTTCCCCGGTTGCATTTACTAACTACCTAAACCTAATAATAGAAAAAGCTGAAACATCTGGATTGCGGTTAGATGACCAGCCATTGCCATCAGACACTACCTGGCACTCAATTCCTGGAACAAGCCTAGTGGGTACTTCCACTCCGGTATCTATAGGAAGCCATCGGCTTCACCACGTACGGAGAGCCAAATTCGGTTTAATTGCTTATGGATATGCGTCGTGGGACTCGTATGGCTATCCTGGTGGCTTACAACTTCAGGGAGAGTGCGTCGTTGAAACTACAGTCACTCAAG ATGTTGATGAATGCATTGAAGAGGTACCATCTCCTTGTCAACACATTTGCATCAACACCGTTGGATCATTCCAATGCGCATGCAACGACGGCTTCGTTATTCAACCCGACTTACGCACGTGCGAGCTGTCGAACAAAGATTGCGATTGTTCACCTAACGGAATCTGTCGAAGCGATGGACCTTGTGTGTGCCTTGCGGGATGGGCTGGATCACAATGCTTAAAACCAGTTTGTACTCTGAAAAACGATTGTTCAGGACACGGCACGTGCATAGCACCAAACCTGTGTCAATGTGCAAG TGGTTGGGCCGGCTCTGCGTGTTCTGTCAACGTTTGTCCACATTTCTCGTCCTGCTCATCGTGCACATCTACGAGTGGTTGTGGTTGGTGTGAGACGCAACAGCGGTGTATGTCGGGAACAGGAAACGGACCGGAAGACAGTGATCAGCAGTGTCCTGCTTGGTTCTTCCATCATTGTGTTACGATGGCTTTAGACAATATAGCAAATCCATTTTCAAGCGAAATTTACTTCTTAGACTGCAAAGAAACCTGTAACGATGAATCTGTGCAGGATCGTGGAAATTCTTTACAAGTTCCCGGATCAGACAGGTGGTGTAACAGATGGACAAGAGCGTGCACCAACTTCGAGAAATGTTTCAATGTCATTCGGGGAGGACAGTGCACTAAAGACGGTCAGTCAGAGACGTGTGTGGTACCATCCGAAGACAAATGCCCAGGAGGAGTACCTCCAATAGCAGCAGACACCGAGATTACTGATTATGATTATGACTACCCAACTGCATACACAG ATCCAGCTGAATCCGACTTTAAAGAGATCACCATCGACTTTCTATTTCATATTAAATGTGCCACATATCAAAATCCAAATGCATGGGAGAACTATGGATGTTATTGCGTACCCAAACGGTCACTTCAAGTCAGGTCTCTCTCACCCAGAGACCCGGTCGATTCCACGGACCGTTGCTGTCAGACGAGAACGTCGTGCTACGACAAGGCACCGCCAGACTGCGATTGTTACAATACTGTCAGTACTGTCTATTCAGCAGGATGCAGCTACTGGGAGAATGCTCAAGGATTTTGTAAAGAAATACTCTTGAGCAGAGAAGGCAGCAAATGCAAAAAGTTTTGCTGCGAATGCGACTTCGACGCCGCTCTCTGCGTGGCAGACAATCTGAATACAAAGAATGATCGGAAGTGGACTGACTGGTTAGACAGCAGAAGAGGTCGATGCACACAGAACTCTGGAACTGTGCCAGCTTGTCCAGACGGCGCta tttgttCCGGTCACGGTATCATCGACGGAAATGGCAAAGATTcgttttgcttgtgttttcCGGGCTGGCAAGGAACATGCTGCGATCAGCCTGATTGTGGATGCAAAGGCGAGGGAATACAAGATTGCTCGGGAAGAGGAGTTTGCGTGACAAGATTTGGAGAATCGCAGCCTCAATGTTCGTGTCGGCCTCGATGGCTGGGACAATGCTGTGACCGCAGGCAAAGGGTTCGGCGTTCCGGTGATCCTCATCTTACAACCGTTGATG GAATAGATTTTGACTACTTCGGTATTGGAGAGTTTTGGGATTGCAGAAGCCAGGAAAATGACTTTGGAGTACAAATACGATTTTTCAAATACAAAGCGACATCGTTTACAGGAGCTGTAGCCATCAAAACGGGCAACACCTCGACAACTATTTACACCCTCAATACAACGACTGGTGCAGACTCGCTTCCTATAGTGAG AATTGCTGGTGACCTGCTTACTAATGATTGGAATGCCTAtccaactacacacacactcgcatcAGGCCAAGTCCAAATGTACATTGAGCCTCACAGATGGATGGGCTCTATTGCAACTTACGTCTTTCAGTTCACAAATGGAGCTTCCTACACGGTTGAGGTTCGATATAGCAATATGCTGGAACGCCAATACTTGAATACAGAATTTGGTCCAACGGCATCTTTTATTGAAAAAACGGAAGGACTATGTGGTTTCATGGACGATGACGAAATCAATGATTTCACTGGTCCAGACGGAAAAGTGTATACAGATACAGACGAGTTTGCCAACGCCT GGAGAGTTGATCAAACAGTAAAGAACAATGGAGACGTAATGTGGTCATGGACAAACTCCAATTTTCATCCCGACGACCCACTGGATTTCTCGTACACTGACCAAAAGCACAACCCTGTCTATGGCCTTTCTCAGCTGAACGACGATGTTCGCCAG GAAGCTGAACAACGATGTGGAGCAAAAGACCTGAGCAAGACTCTATTGGAAAACTGTGTACTTGACTTTAGTCTTACAAAAGATGTTACGCTTGTTGAACAACAAGCTTTTCAGCAAG GCAAATGCCCCAATGACTGTTCTAATCACGGGCAGTGCAACAACGgtacgtgtgtctgtgtcaagAATTGGATGGGCAAAGACTGCAGCGAAG GTGGATGTAGCAGCTGTCCCTCAAACAGCAGATGCAACAATGGATTCTGTGTTTGTGATATCGGTTACTTTGGACCAGATTGCATGAAAG CCATTTGTGAAAATGTAAACAATTGTACAAGTCCATCTCATGGAACATGTGTTGCACCAGACGTCTGTAAATGCCGCCCAGG atACGACGGAGTTCATTGCGGTGACATCACCTTCTGCCCTACCAATTGTTCTTTTCATGGCAAATGCATTGGAGGTGGTCAATGCCTTTGTCATTTTGGTTGGGGAGGAGACACGTGTAATTCAAAGAATTGCGAATCTTTTGGGTTCTGTTCAG GCAATGGACAATGCAGCGAGAATGGAACATGCATTTGCAATGCAGGCTGGCAGGGCAGCGcgtgtaacttgttctcttgcAACGATTTAAACGGTTGCCACGAAAATGGCGAATGCGTGGGAAGTAATCGGTGTCAGTGTTATACTGGCTACTTTGGAATAGCTTGCAACGAAACAACTGCTTGTCCGGACATGCGCAATTGCAGTGAAAACGGTTTCTGTCAGAACGAGACGACGTGTGTGTGCTACAGTAGTTATTATGGCAATTACTGCGACAAGTTCGAGTGCACACAAGGATGTTCCGGAAGAGGAACATGTATTGCTCCCGATCTTTGTTCATGCATTTCGGGCTGGGCGGGTGCAGATTGTTCAGTCCCATCATGTCAAAAGTTTCATTACTGCTCAG GACATGGGAAATGTGTTGGTCTAGACAGCTGCCAATGTGACGAGGATTGGACGGGACCTCTCTGCGACATGGTCTGGTGCAACTCGAACAACAGAACGGGAAATTGCTCGTCACATGGATCATGTGTAGCACCAGGACAGTGTTCTTGCGAAAACACGCATTGTGGCAATGATTGCCAATTTGAAG CCGTAGACGAGTGCGCTACAGGAAGCCACGGGTGCGATCAGCTGTGCACTGATACTTGTGAAGCGTACGAGTGTAATTGCGGGAGCGGATACCGGCTGTTAAACGACAACAGCACATGTGAAG ATATTGATGAGTGCAACACAACAGCATTCTATCTAAGACTTAATAACTGCGAGCAGCTCTGTGACAACTTACCTGGAACATTTCGGTGCAATTGCACGGCTGGATACGTTCTGGGTGAAGACAACGCATCGTGTATAG ACATTAACGAATGCAATAACCAATCGCTATGTGACCATTTATGCCATAACAAGAAAGGATCTTACAACTGCTCATGTCGCTTGGGGTACGAACTAGCTGACGATGGACGAACCTGCAAAG ATATAGACGAGTGTGTGACAGGTACGCACAACTGCAAAACCTCCGCCGTCTGCTCCAACACAATAGGTTCTTTCCTATGTCGACCTCCGGCAGTTACTTACCGATGGCTAAAGAGTAAGTGGGGCAAGAATTGCTCGGTCAATCGAGTGTGCGGTGCTGGAGTTGTCACTCGTACGGTTTCTTGTATCGAGAGAAACAAGACGACTAAGGCAGACCGACAAGTCGACGACGAATTCTGCATTCTCAACGTTCGAAAGAAGCAAAGAGTGCAACGTCGGTGTGGACGTCCATGCCGCTACGTTTTTGGCAAATGGTCAACTTGCGCGAGCGACTGCACAAGAAGCCGGCAAATAAGTTGTGTGAAACTGATGAAAAACCGACGTAAGCCGGTCAGTGTTCGTCACTGCAATGCCGACACACACATTGCGTTGCCGCGTCCTCCTCCGTCACAGGAGAGTTGCAGTGGAGGATTGTGTAATCCTGACTCATAG